Proteins encoded together in one Yersinia mollaretii ATCC 43969 window:
- the hslR gene encoding ribosome-associated heat shock protein Hsp15, which yields MKDKTATDESVRLDKWLWAARFYKTRAIAREMVDGGKVHYNGQRGKPSKLVEINAEIRLRQGNDERTVRVLALHSQRRGASEAQALYEETEASIVNREKVAQARKLNALTMPHPDRRPDKKERRNLIKFKQGEPE from the coding sequence ATGAAAGATAAAACAGCCACAGACGAATCGGTTCGGCTGGATAAATGGCTGTGGGCGGCCCGGTTTTATAAAACCAGAGCCATCGCCCGTGAAATGGTGGATGGCGGTAAAGTCCACTACAACGGTCAGCGCGGGAAACCCAGTAAACTGGTTGAAATCAATGCTGAAATTCGTCTGCGGCAGGGTAATGACGAGCGCACAGTGCGGGTGTTGGCGTTACACAGCCAGCGCCGGGGGGCCAGTGAGGCGCAGGCACTGTATGAAGAGACCGAAGCCAGTATCGTCAACCGCGAGAAAGTGGCACAAGCGCGCAAGCTGAATGCCCTGACCATGCCGCATCCTGATCGGCGACCGGATAAAAAAGAGCGTCGCAACCTAATCAAATTTAAACAAGGCGAGCCTGAGTAA
- the hslO gene encoding Hsp33 family molecular chaperone HslO has translation MSNHDQLHRYLFANHAVRGELVSVNETYQQVLANHDYPPAVQKLLGEMLVATSLLTATLKFDGDITVQLQSTDGPLTLAVINGNNQQEMRGVARFKGEISDESTLKEMVGNGYLVITITPAKGERYQGVVALEGETIAACLESYFMQSEQLPTRLFIRTGEVSGKAAAGGMLLQVLPAQERNEDEFDHLAQLTTTIKAEELFTLPANEVLYRLYHQEEVTLYEPQNVSFRCTCSRERCADALVTLSEEDISEMLEQDGNIDMHCEYCGNHYLFDAVDIASIKNGNSTSSDQMH, from the coding sequence ATGTCTAATCACGACCAATTACACCGCTATCTGTTTGCTAACCATGCTGTGCGCGGTGAGCTGGTTTCAGTCAATGAAACCTATCAGCAGGTATTAGCCAATCACGACTACCCTCCTGCGGTGCAAAAACTGCTGGGTGAAATGTTGGTCGCGACCAGCTTGCTGACCGCTACCCTGAAATTTGATGGTGATATCACCGTGCAATTGCAGAGCACCGATGGCCCCTTGACGCTGGCGGTGATTAACGGTAATAACCAGCAAGAGATGCGCGGTGTGGCCCGCTTCAAAGGCGAAATCAGCGACGAAAGTACGCTAAAAGAGATGGTCGGCAACGGCTATCTGGTGATCACCATTACGCCAGCAAAAGGTGAGCGCTATCAGGGCGTAGTGGCATTGGAAGGCGAAACAATCGCCGCCTGCCTAGAAAGTTACTTTATGCAGTCTGAACAGCTTCCGACCCGTCTGTTTATCCGCACTGGCGAAGTATCAGGAAAAGCGGCAGCTGGCGGTATGTTACTGCAAGTTCTGCCAGCACAAGAGCGCAATGAAGATGAATTTGATCATCTGGCACAACTGACAACCACCATCAAAGCCGAGGAGTTATTCACCCTGCCGGCCAATGAGGTGCTGTATCGTTTATACCATCAGGAAGAAGTGACGCTCTATGAGCCACAAAACGTGAGTTTCCGCTGTACCTGCTCGCGTGAGCGTTGCGCCGATGCATTAGTCACGTTATCCGAAGAGGATATCAGCGAAATGCTGGAGCAAGACGGCAATATTGATATGCATTGCGAGTATTGCGGCAATCACTACCTTTTTGATGCGGTTGATATCGCCTCGATCAAGAACGGCAATAGCACGTCTTCTGACCAAATGCATTAA